A single genomic interval of Pyrus communis chromosome 5, drPyrComm1.1, whole genome shotgun sequence harbors:
- the LOC137734879 gene encoding pentatricopeptide repeat-containing protein At2g16880-like: MAAPPQTLTQPQLLKTLTNLLTSTKTLNPETLKPHIPHLTQPLLLSIISSKTLASQPTTLLFFFRWAQAHTPSLTQSPQTLLALLPSLFTHHKFSDAKALLVQFIAADRQNDLHRLILHPDPTVPKPSKALLDTSIGAYVLSGKPHLAAQVFDKMKRLRLQPNLLTCNTLINGLVRYRSSHSISLSRGVFKHAVELGVKVNTNTFNILIYGYCLEHKFRDAVELLSRMSEFRCVPDNVSYNTILDWLCKKGQLNEARDLLLDMKNRGLFPNRNTYNILVCGYCKMGWLKEAMQVIESMTRNSLLPDIWTYNVLIKGLCREGRIEEALRLRVEMEDLKLMPDVVTYNTLIDGYFEWRSDSEAFKLIEEMREKGVKANAVTHNIIVKWFCKEGKLDEASDTLRKMEEDGFAPDCVTYNTLISEYCKAGKMAEAFKMMNEMGMKGLKMDIFTLNTLLHTLCSDKKLDEAFELFHTSTKRGYILDEVSYGTLIMGCFKNEKANKGFELWDEMKEKQVVPSIATYNTIIGGLCQSGKTDQAFDKLNELLERGLVPDGTTYNTIIHGYCHEGNVEKAFQFHNKMVEKSFKPDVYTCNTLLCGLCREGMLEKALKLFNTWISKGKDIDAVTYNTLISSLCKEGRFDDVFNLFSEMEEKKFEPDQYTYTAILGALTDAGRIKEAEEFILKMIDMGKLPGLPSKLEEVKNGVTETSVESDSSTGAYSEKIIECCFQGKYKDAMHILEESMQKGMTLSRDVYINLMNGLIKRRKSTSKAVKL, from the coding sequence ATGGCAGCTCCACCTCAAACCTTAACCCAACCCCAACTCCTCAAAACCCTAACCAACCTCTTGACCTccacaaaaaccctaaacccagaAACCCTAAAACCCCACATTCCGCATCTGACCCAACCCCTCCTCCTCTCCATCATCTCCTCCAAAACCCTAGCCTCCCAGCCCACcaccctcctcttcttcttccggtGGGCCCAGGCCCACACGCCCTCCCTAACCCAATCCCCACAAACCCTCCTCGCCCTCCTCCCCTCCCTCTTCACCCACCACAAGTTCTCCGATGCCAAAGCCCTCCTCGTCCAATTCATCGCCGCCGATCGCCAGAACGATCTCCACCGCCTTATTCTACACCCGGACCCCACCGTCCCGAAGCCCTCGAAGGCCCTTCTGGACACTTCCATTGGGGCATATGTGCTATCCGGGAAACCCCACCTTGCAGCCcaagtgtttgataaaatgaAGCGGCTTCGACTTCAGCCCAATTTACTCACCTGCAATACTCTGATTAATGGTCTGGTAAGGTACCGGTCCTCGCATTCGATTTCATTGTCTAGAGGTGTGTTTAAGCATGCTGTTGAGTTAGGGGTTAAAGTGAATACGAATACTTTTAACATTTTGATATATGGGTATTGCTTGGAACATAAGTTTAGGGATGCTGTAGAGTTGTTGAGTAGGATGAGTGAATTCAGATGCGTGCCCGATAATGTGAGCTATAATACGATATTGGACTGGCTGTGTAAGAAGGGGCAGTTGAATGAGGCCCGGGACTTGTTGTTGGACATGAAGAATCGAGGTTTGTTTCCGAATAGGAACACGTATAACATTTTGGTTTGTGGGTATTGTAAGATGGGGTGGTTGAAGGAGGCAATGCAGGTGATTGAATCAATGACACGGAACAGTTTGCTGCCGGATATTTGGACGTACAATGTCTTGATTAAGGGGTTGTGTAGGGAAGGTAGGATTGAGGAGGCTCTGAGACTTCGGGTTGAGATGGAAGATTTGAAGTTGATGCCTGATGTTGTCACGTATAACACATTGATTGATGGATATTTTGAGTGGAGGAGCGATTCAGAGGCCTTTAAGTTGATTGAGGAGATGCGTGAAAAGGGAGTGAAAGCAAATGCAGTTACTCACAATATAATAGTAAAGTGGTTCTGTAAAGAAGGGAAGCTGGATGAAGCCAGTGATACTTTAAGGAAGATGGAGGAAGATGGGTTTGCTCCTGATTGTGTCACTTATAATACTTTGATTAGTGAGTATTGCAAGGCAGGGAAAATGGCAGAAGCATTTAAAATGATGAATGAGATGGGTATGAAAGGTTTGAAGATGGACATCTTTACTCTCAATACTCTTCTTCACACTCTTTGCAGTGACAAGAAGCTCGATGAAGCATTTGAGTTGTTTCATACTTCAACTAAGCGGGGTTATATTCTTGATGAGGTAAGCTATGGAACCTTGATCATGGGATGCTTTAAGAACGAAAAGGCCAACAAGGGTTTTGAGCTTTGGGATGAGATGAAGGAGAAGCAGGTTGTTCCCAGCATTGCCACCTATAACACTATAATTGGAGGGCTCTGCCAATCTGGAAAAACTGATCAAGCATTCGACAAGTTGAATGAGCTTCTAGAGAGGGGTCTAGTCCCTGATGGAACTACATACAACACGATAATTCATGGTTACTGCCATGAGGGGAATGTTGAGAAAGCATTTCAgttccacaacaaaatggttgagaaatcaTTCAAGCCAGATGTCTATACATGTAATACTCTTCTTTGTGGGCTATGTAGAGAGGGTATGTTAGAAAAAGCTCTGAAGCTTTTTAACACATGGATTTCGAAAGGGAAAGACATTGATGCTGTTACTTACAACACATTGATCTCAAGCCTTTGCAAAGAAGGAAGGTTTGATGatgtttttaatcttttttcggaaatggaagaaaagaaatttgaacCGGACCAGTATACATACACTGCCATTTTAGGTGCACTTACTGATGCTGGTAGGATCAAGGAAGCAGAAGAGTTTATTTTGAAAATGATTGATATGGGAAAGTTACCGGGTTTGCCCTCAAAATTGGAGGAGGTGAAAAATGGAGTGACCGAAACTTCAGTTGAATCTGATTCAAGCACAGGTGCTTATTCAGAGAAAATCATTGAGTGTTGCTTTCAAGGTAAATACAAGGATGCAATGCACATTTTGGAAGAATCAATGCAGAAGGGCATGACCTTAAGTCGagatgtttatattaatttgatgAATGGGCTGATTAAGAGGCGAAAAAGCACATCAAAGGCTGTTAAGCTGTAA
- the LOC137733881 gene encoding uncharacterized protein: MEISGESKWVKLKAVEATPESFGEYGQVVEASPDGHVFGPSDAQLDLSHGVPRFYIMNLQDRPLKFSTITHHASVTQCLGSISGHVWYLGVAKPSIVESKDREGNNVVQSHCASGHFYVPPAVADVRVFKITGPKFLKLNIGTWHAGPLFRAGTMDFYNLELSDTNEVDHTTHNFLKENGVKFLIDE; the protein is encoded by the exons ATGGAAATCTCCGGCGAGTCTAAGTGGGTGAAGCTGAAGGCCGTCGAAGCCACTCCGGAGAGCTTTGGAGAGTACGGCCAGGTGGTGGAGGCTTCGCCGGACGGCCACGTGTTTGGTCCTAGCGATGCTCAGTTGGACCTCAGCCATGGAGTTCCAAG GTTCTACATAATGAATCTTCAAGATAGGCCGCTCAAGTTCTCAACGATCACACACCATGCTAGCGTGACGCAGTGCCTCGGTTCAATCAGCGGCCACGTTTGGTATCTCGGAGTGGCCAAGCCTTCCATTGTTGAAAGCAAGGACCGTGAAGGCAACAATGTGGTGCAGTCTCATTGTGCCTCCGGCCATTTCTACGTGCCGCCAGCTGTGGCGGACGTTCGGGTTTTCAAGATTACGGGTCCCAAGTTCCTGAAGCTTAATATCGGGACGTGGCATGCGGGGCCTTTGTTCAGGGCGGGGACTATGGACTTCTACAATCTGGAGCTGAGCGATACCAAC GAGGTTGATCACACGACACATAACTTTCTGAAGGAGAATGGAGTGAAGTTCTTGATCGACGAGTGA